The genomic window tgtgtttgtatcaTTTTATGTTCCTCTGTTATCAGTCCTGAAGCTGAATACCAACTCTGAGATTTGTAGTGAATCGAAATTTCAGAAGTCAGcaaaagtgaacaaaaaacGTCTATAAATATCTTCTGAAAAGCAACAGAATCTGTTtccttttcatcattttgtaaGAGGAGATGTTGTATTGTTTTGGCAAATTGTAGAACAATaggttgattaattgattagttaatgaatctgcaactatttcGAGTcgttttcaagcaaaaacacaaaacactgtcTGGTTCCAGCgacttaaatgtgagaatttgctacttttctttgtcttaattGATTGTTACCGGAATATTTTTCGGTTTTGGGGCTGTTAGCTGGataaaaaactaattttaatATGTGATTCTGGGTTGTTTCTACTTTCTGGCATCATATTGACCAaaagacatttggagattttGTGGGGATTTGTGTAAATTGTTTAAATTGAATGCAAAATCCTCTGATTGAAGTTTATTTCTGAGATTGTTCAGAGAGCAGTAATGTTTTGAAAATTTGGCTTTTAAAAGCAACTTTTTTGAACGTAAAggatttaaagacaaaatgcagTTCAGCAATATTTTCATGGTTGCAGCCAAACTGTTAAACCTGCTTTCATGTTACTCGTATTTTACcatcatttcctttgttttcatgctgctTCTTGGTGACGTGGTGTTCTATATGTGAGTCTTCTGTCATCTACAAGTAACCACAAATACTCTGTGATGGATTACTCTccatttttgtttcatgttgtgcTTCTTTGAAGCCGAGCGAGTGACTAGAAACATTCACGCATCATAAAGTTTATTGTAAGAGGCTCAAACACATCATGTGTCCGTTGTTCTTTGGCTTCATACACGATTATAAAAGTGATCTGAAGCTAATTATCCTCGTTTGATATCGGCTGACGAGCTCGGAGAGTAACCGATGACACATTCTGGGTCCCGCAGATAATGTTGAAGCCATTCACTGTGGCTCCACGGTCATTGACGTGCCTGTCTATTATCCGACACTCAGCAGTCAATACATTTCCCATGAATATGCAATTGCTTCTATTGATGGCGCGGTTGGAAGGTTCATCGCCGAAACCTCCCAAAACCCCTGACTCATCTGCGGGAGAGTCGACCACATTAAGACTTTAATCCAAAAATGAGAAATCTGGGGAAACACCTACGGGTTTCATATGAAGGATAGGACCACATCAGGATGATTTATGGTGCTTTGTTAGTCCTGGCATCTGTTTCCCTccaccaaaacaacaacagctacTGGTCACTGATCATTTATCAATTATTTACTTTCATGATCTTGATTTCCAACATGCTGCTGCAGGATTAACTGCGAGGAAAATGAGTCatacagcatttaaaaaaaaaacacctacagTTCTGACATGAAGCGGCGGTGGCAGAAAATTCTGATGATTTATGGTGTTTATTTTAAAGACAGATCGTCCTTTGTTGACAAAATGATCCAACCTGGCTGCGTGATATCTGTTCAGAGAGGACGAAGAAATGCATTCGGTGGATCTTCAGAGAACATCCAAACTTACTGATCGTCTACTTTTTGCTTTATTCaatcaagaaaacaacatgCATGATCAACATGCACAATATCAGGCCTTCAGTTTCAAGAAAATGCcataaaataatgcaaaaaaatgtatttcttctGTGGCGTTTATacagttttgtgctgtttttctggATGGAATATACAaagtgtttgtattgttttatgtCCGTCTGTTATCAGTCCTGAAGCTGAATGCTAACGCTAAGATCTGTAGTGAATCGACATTTCCCAAGTcagcaaaaatgaacaaaaaatatCCTCTaaatcagtaaaaacacacacaaaaggatGAGACTTTACTGATCCATGTGAAGGATTTGGAATAAAGTTTGAAACATCtagaaatgacatttaaaataataaacacaccaatggagagttttaaaaaataggcggcaaaagtgagaaaaattttgtatgtttgttgaGAACTGAAGAAAATTTGATATTAGAAGAATGCTGTCATCTATTCCTTGgaaagtgtgtaaaaaaaaaaaaaagcagattacTGTGCAAAGCAGTTAGCATCAGTTAGCATTAAGACGGATGAGAGACGTGTGCAGAAGTCTGTGaacaaagcaacaaaactgAGGTAGAAAATCTTCATATTTCTTTATCAGGCAGGAAGAAAAGCTTCCCATTGTTTCACTACCGCTCCTGTATTTTTGATACTACAAAAATGAGGTGTCAATACGAGGTGTCAAAGGTCACGAAATTTGCTCGAACAGCAGATGACTCCATAAAACCTTCAGTGctgagaaagaaaacagcagaaagaggcgttttttgttgtttttttgttgtttttcggtgatattcagtttgcaaaaaaatgtaaacgAGGGCGGCAGGCGGCAGGCCCGACCCGAGCGTCCGTTTGAGGACGAAGACAAAGATCCAtattaacaaaaaacacagatgacagATGATTAATCGGCGTGTTGGGGACTGCCGAGTCGCCGGACCCCCGGCTGACACCCCGAGCcaccaaacacaaaaccaaaaaccccCCAGAGCCTCGGCGGCCTGGAGGAGCGTGGGCGAAGGGTGGAAGCAGGGCATCGTCCCCACGGagctccctgtgtgtgtgtgtgtgtgtgtgtgtgtgtgtgtgtgtgatagattctgacagagaaagagagaaaatgtgtgtatttgtgagttacactgagagaaagtgaaagggtgtgtgtgtgtgtgtgtgggagagtgtttgtgtttgtgagattAAGCactaaaaaatgtgtgtgtttttcttaagtgtatgtgtgtgtgtgtgtgtgtgtgtgtgtgtgtgcgtggatCGACCAAACCCCCATCTGCCACAGGGTGGGCGGCTCGCCACACAACGACAATACACACCAACATTTTTGTAACTGTGGGCGTTCAAAAGGCTGTGAGAGCTGCAGTCCTCCTGCTCGCTGCGCTCGTCTCTCCAGCGCTCAGTCGATCTGGCAGAAGGCTTCGCTTTGATCAACTATCTGTTCAGCACATTAACAAATCAAACACTATCACGGTTTAAACATCTTGTAGTTTACGCTCATCGCATCTATAAGGATTCATCCTCCGGGAAACATGAATATCTGCAGATTTTCCCCTCAAGATGCAACTGAATCTACATTCAGTCCACtcctgttgtgtgaatattagaAGATAAACACTAATTCTCCAGTTGGTGCCATTAAatcagagcagaagaagaggacacaatgagatgacgtcattaaaacgatggaaaaccatgaaggaaatatgacgtttctgtttgttgtagatgttgagatgtttcaaaGGATCAGaggatcaacaaagtcattaagattcatcctctgggaaacaTGAATATCTGAACCGAATATCAAGGCAATGTCAGTAAACCCTCTGGTGGTGCTAGAttaaagtcagaggatcaacaGAGTCTCTCTCCAGTCAGGTTTCCATCTGaaccaaacatttgcttttttatcCACACAACAACTTTAACACCTCAGCTTGAAAACGTTTCTGCAATATTTTGAATTTCTGGCGTTTCCACACATGtggaaattgaaaatgtgaataaaaaggTGTGGTTTAACGCACCATGAGACATATTAAGGCGAACACACACTGGAGGGATATGACAGCATATTGCTTGAAGAGCATTAAGAGAAGCAACTGCTGATTTCTTATTAGCCGCGTTAGCTTCATGGCTCTGAGGTCCGTCCACCatctttgatccagactgaaatatctccacaactatcggatggattgatatgaaatttggtgcaaacattcatgttcccctcaagAAGTATCggaataactttggtgatcctctgatttttcatctagcgccaccagcaggtcaaagttttcactgatcctgagaaatattttaatatctaCTGGATGAATGGATACAAAACTTTATGCGgtcattcatgttcccctcaggatggattgtaataactttggtgatcctctgactttttaatcaagtaaaaatttgaatttatccagttaaatatctcaacatgaAATGGGGCAgaattttgtgcagacattcatgttccccagaggatgaatccgtctgactttggtgatcctctgactttaaTCTAGCGCCTCCAGCAGGTGGACATTTTTGGTCTTTACTGATGTATCTTGACAAGTATTTTTGGTTAAATTtgattcagacattcatgttccccagaggatgaatcctgctgactttggtcattctctgacttttcctctagcatgCTTTTTTAATATAATCAGATGGATCGCCATGGTGATCCTCAGACTTTTCATTGAGCGCCATCATCtggttaaaaatgttaatttctcCAATACTTTTGTTTGTgaccaaacacctgcaaaactgaCATTGACGTGACATCACTGTGCTAACCATCAGCATGTTGGCATGTTGGCAGTCACAATTAGCTCAAAGTACCATTGTGCTTTACAAAGATTGAGTTTGTATAGCAAGCAAATAAGAAAATTCTGCAGTTTATTAAGTTTTAACAGTTTCTTTTAGGGTTCGGCTCAGGTTAAATGATTTTGGATACagtaatatattataatatatattgaaCCAGTTTCTGGATCAGACGTAAACTCAGCATAACTTTGCAGATTTGTATCAATAACAGAACTCTGCatcaacataaataaagtttatggCACTCATATACATCCCTAAAACTGATTTATGAatcaatttgattatttaatgaattataaataaataaataaacaaactataTAAAGACATGCTAGCCTGCGTGTTTTTAGGGCTGCAGGAATAATAAAAAAGAGTCTAAATCTTGATTTTGAGCATCTTGTTGGGGCGACCTGAGGACTAAAGGAGGTCAACAAACTAATCTAATCCTGACaaggcaagagagagaaaacaaatagGTCTGTGCAGTCAGTGTGTGGGCTCAGCTGGCACAGAGACAACACAATGTATCTCGGTTTTACCCGGATACCAGCCTTATAAGCAGGCAGAGATCCTCTCACCTCACCGGAGAATCCATTTATGGGTATTAAGTGTGACCGGAATTCCGAATGATGGAGCTTCTTTTGTTTTCCTTGACACGAGGCCGAAAGCAGCAACGGCAGCAGTTTGTGATCAATCTTAAAATAGAAACATCACATTTCCTTTATGACAAAAATTGCCGGTTTTACGCGTAATATCTGAAGCTGgaagatgtaattttttttccacGTTTCGTCACGGCGAGCACCATCAGTCCTATTTTTGgagttccctttttttttttttttttttttaaactcaagtCCATATTTGGTAAATGACGTTCCGGGACACCCAGAGATTCCCTTTATAACCATACTGCACCATGCAGCAGCTATTTACAAGAGATGAGAGGCGGATCAGACAAGGGTTAACAGGCAAAATGAGGAGAAATATTCATAATGTGAGAGATTAAACTGGAGAAACCGACTCAATCATATTATTAGTTTGAATCTCCACCTCAAAAGACGGAATGACCGCTAAAATAGTTGATGAAGTTTCTGCGTCTCTCAGCAGTCTCGTAGACAGTATTCGCTCCGTTGAGGGGGGGCTGGATGCACAGACGGTTGTTTTTAAAGAAGAGGCTGTAGGGGAGGATGAATATGGAGGGAAACCCGATGAAGGCGGTAAGAATCTGTGTCGTTTGGATGGATGTTTGAGTCGAtcagtgaaaatacaaaattcAAAACTGTACATTTTGTTCAATGACATTTAGGATAATATcattttttatgtcatgtttaTGTGATAGTTTATTTCCACTAAAATGTGAACTTTCTCTACATTTTTCAGGTGACCTTCTGTTCGAAGAGAGGAGCGAATCTGACCTTTGCCACGCGCAGTACGTGGCAACATTACGCACGCACCCTTTGGCGTTTACCGGCAAGTTCTCGGTGGAGTCCAGGGTTGCAGGAGGACCGTGGACTCCCGGGGACATCATCAACGTGGTCAGCGCTGACATCGCCACCCCGGGACCGGCCACGGTGTCTGGTTCTCCGTCAGTATCGCCCCATATTTacgcaggaggaggaggaggaggaggaggaggagacgcagCGGACGCGGGGGACGATACCATGGCGCACGGCCCGCCGGACATCACCCACATGTACGCGCAccctcacccccacccccacccacacCCGGCCCCCTCCTACTCCTGCAGCGGGGACATGTATCAGGACCAGTCGGCGGCGGGATACCTGGCGACGTCCACCTGCGCCGTGTCCTACCACCCGCCTCCGTCCTACAACTCTGCGCCCAAACCGACCGTAGACGGCACCGCGCTGCTCTCCATCATGCCAGAATACGGAGGCTTCTACCAGCAGAGCTGCCAGAGAGACATCCAGGGGGCTTTCCCGGAGAGGAAATCCCTCCCGTACCCGCTGGACTCGCTCAGGGTGCCGCCACCTCTCACGCCTCTCAACACCATCAGGAACTTTACGCTCAGTGCGCCCTCACCGGCAGCTGAGGGCCCGATGGCCGCCGCTTTCCCCAGCCACCAGAACCTCCCTCTCAGGCCGATCCTGAGACCCAGGAAGTACCCGAACCGGCCGAGCAAGACCCCCGTGCACCAGAGGCCGTATCCGTGCCCGGCGGAGAGCTGCGACCGCAGGTTCTCCAGGTCAGACGAGCTGAGCCGGCACCTGCG from Thunnus maccoyii chromosome 14, fThuMac1.1, whole genome shotgun sequence includes these protein-coding regions:
- the egr2a gene encoding E3 SUMO-protein ligase EGR2a — its product is MTAKIVDEVSASLSSLVDSIRSVEGGLDAQTVVFKEEAVGEDEYGGKPDEGGDLLFEERSESDLCHAQYVATLRTHPLAFTGKFSVESRVAGGPWTPGDIINVVSADIATPGPATVSGSPSVSPHIYAGGGGGGGGGDAADAGDDTMAHGPPDITHMYAHPHPHPHPHPAPSYSCSGDMYQDQSAAGYLATSTCAVSYHPPPSYNSAPKPTVDGTALLSIMPEYGGFYQQSCQRDIQGAFPERKSLPYPLDSLRVPPPLTPLNTIRNFTLSAPSPAAEGPMAAAFPSHQNLPLRPILRPRKYPNRPSKTPVHQRPYPCPAESCDRRFSRSDELSRHLRIHTGHKPFQCRICMRNFSRSDHLTTHIRTHTGEKPFSCDQCGRKFARSDERRRHMKIHLRQKEKKSSAS